The following coding sequences lie in one Mesorhizobium sp. NZP2298 genomic window:
- a CDS encoding helix-turn-helix domain-containing protein, protein MYAQASAKIELPSYLLQQNPAAIFDGAAVQPVSFFPAGTEIYAQGEKAGALYYVEFGAVRIYRLLADGRRQISAFHLAGETFGFEADATHHFFAEAISATGVRALRAPSGTDMSRQLLPLALKGLTRAQEHLLVLGRQNAIERVAAFLVEMSERQGGLRQVELPMSRNDIGDYLGLTIETVSRVFTRLKEKGVIRLLTLRSIEILKRDTLLAMGE, encoded by the coding sequence ATGTACGCTCAAGCCTCCGCCAAGATCGAACTGCCGTCCTATCTTCTCCAGCAGAACCCAGCCGCCATCTTTGACGGCGCGGCCGTGCAGCCAGTGAGCTTCTTCCCGGCAGGCACCGAGATTTACGCTCAAGGCGAAAAGGCCGGAGCTCTTTACTACGTCGAGTTCGGCGCGGTCCGCATCTACCGGCTGCTCGCCGATGGCCGCAGGCAGATCAGCGCGTTCCATCTGGCGGGAGAAACCTTCGGGTTCGAGGCCGACGCCACTCACCACTTCTTCGCCGAAGCGATCAGCGCAACCGGTGTCCGGGCCTTGCGCGCTCCATCAGGCACGGACATGTCCCGCCAGCTCCTGCCTCTCGCGCTCAAGGGCCTGACCCGGGCACAGGAACATCTCCTCGTGCTAGGCCGCCAGAACGCCATCGAGCGCGTCGCGGCATTCCTCGTCGAAATGTCGGAGCGTCAGGGCGGGCTGCGGCAGGTGGAATTGCCAATGTCGCGGAACGACATCGGCGACTATCTTGGCCTTACCATCGAGACCGTGTCGCGGGTCTTCACCCGCCTGAAGGAGAAAGGCGTAATCCGCCTGCTCACCCTGCGCAGCATCGAAATTCTCAAGCGCGATACGCTGCTGGCAATGGGGGAATAG
- a CDS encoding GNAT family N-acetyltransferase translates to MKTTLTTHTGFRFEVRHARPDDEPIVAEFFTHVTPEDLRFRFLGAVKEVSHERLVAMTRTDDPHVHNFLAFSADGMLIAVATLAADPADQRGEVAICIREDRKHLGVSWEFLGYIARYADEHGIKTIESIENRENRAAIELEREMGFTVTMDSDDPTLVLVRRKLGAKIPS, encoded by the coding sequence ATGAAAACCACACTTACAACTCACACTGGATTTCGCTTCGAAGTGCGTCATGCGCGCCCCGATGATGAGCCGATCGTTGCCGAGTTCTTCACCCATGTGACGCCGGAAGACCTGCGCTTCCGCTTCCTCGGGGCCGTGAAGGAGGTTTCGCACGAGCGGCTGGTGGCAATGACCCGCACCGATGATCCGCATGTCCATAATTTTCTTGCCTTCTCGGCCGACGGAATGCTGATCGCGGTGGCGACCCTCGCCGCCGATCCGGCCGACCAGCGTGGCGAAGTCGCCATCTGCATCCGCGAGGATCGCAAGCATCTCGGCGTCAGCTGGGAATTTCTCGGCTATATCGCGCGCTACGCGGACGAGCACGGCATCAAGACGATCGAGTCGATCGAGAACCGTGAGAACCGCGCGGCGATCGAACTCGAACGTGAGATGGGTTTCACCGTCACAATGGATTCCGACGACCCGACGCTCGTTCTGGTTCGGCGCAAGCTCGGCGCCAAGATACCGAGCTAA
- a CDS encoding DUF1858 domain-containing protein, which translates to MNADATMDGIMREAPATIRVVLQHGMLCVGCPIAPFHTVFDAAREHDLDEDQLRHDLEAAIENDVD; encoded by the coding sequence TTGAACGCCGATGCGACCATGGACGGGATCATGCGCGAGGCGCCGGCGACAATTCGGGTCGTTCTCCAGCACGGAATGCTGTGCGTCGGCTGCCCGATCGCGCCCTTTCACACCGTTTTCGACGCGGCGCGCGAGCATGACCTGGATGAGGATCAGCTTCGCCACGATCTGGAGGCGGCCATCGAAAATGACGTGGATTAG
- a CDS encoding Crp/Fnr family transcriptional regulator has product MASLDRSLIAGLSVFEGIASADLDRVVGQARSIRVAKDQPVFEQEQEAHLFFLLLDGHVRVVKSTPDGHEVTVRYISPGELMGIASALGRTTYPANAVAAVDCVVLAWPSQLWSTFAASFPSFSANTYKAVGVRLQDAHARVIEMSTEQVEQRVAHALLKLIKQSGKKTEEGILIDFPISRQDVAEMTGTTLHTVSRLLSAWEDQGLVKSGRQRIVVIEPHRLLVIAEGRAAKS; this is encoded by the coding sequence TTGGCAAGCCTTGATCGATCACTGATTGCCGGGCTGTCCGTATTCGAGGGGATCGCTTCCGCGGACCTCGATCGCGTGGTCGGACAGGCAAGGTCTATTCGGGTCGCCAAGGATCAGCCGGTGTTCGAGCAGGAGCAGGAGGCCCATTTGTTCTTCCTGCTGCTCGACGGTCATGTGCGCGTGGTGAAATCGACTCCGGATGGGCATGAGGTGACCGTGCGCTATATAAGCCCGGGCGAATTGATGGGGATTGCCAGCGCGCTGGGTCGGACGACCTATCCGGCAAATGCCGTCGCGGCCGTCGATTGCGTGGTGCTTGCCTGGCCGAGCCAGCTTTGGTCCACATTCGCCGCGAGCTTTCCGAGCTTCAGTGCCAATACCTATAAGGCGGTGGGAGTGAGGCTGCAGGATGCCCATGCCCGCGTCATCGAGATGTCCACCGAGCAGGTGGAGCAGCGCGTTGCGCATGCCTTGCTGAAGCTGATCAAGCAGTCAGGAAAAAAGACCGAGGAGGGAATTCTGATCGACTTCCCGATTTCACGCCAGGACGTTGCGGAAATGACGGGCACCACGCTTCATACGGTCAGCCGGCTGCTTTCCGCCTGGGAGGACCAGGGGCTGGTCAAAAGCGGACGGCAGAGGATAGTCGTGATCGAGCCGCATCGTCTCCTTGTCATCGCTGAAGGTCGCGCGGCAAAGAGCTAA
- a CDS encoding NnrS family protein gives MAIPRTRPSAYPAILSYGFRPFFLLGSLQAAAAILFWLPLYYGKFETFSAFLPVDWHIHELLFGYLPAVVTGFLLTAIPNWTGRLPVQDLRLLMLVLLWVAGRAAVFLSAETGWLLSAVMDCSFLLAVVAAAATEIIAGRNWRNLKVLLPVTILFAANVMFHLEAHYQGASDMSRRLGLGAVVVLIMIVGGRIIPSFTRNWLARENPGRLPVSFGKFDIATIALSAVGLAAWTFFPDNTATGALLIAAAVFNAVRLARWAGDRTPADPLVLILHIAFAFVPLGLLLAGLAVFAPGAVPAVAGIHALAVGAVACMTLAVMTRASLGHTGREPTASAGTRAIFAAIVIAAILRVAAAMAPAVAILLYISAAFWVAAFIGYAVLFGGMLVRPRRQARGKSGA, from the coding sequence ATGGCAATTCCACGGACGCGACCAAGCGCCTATCCGGCAATTCTCTCTTACGGGTTCCGGCCCTTCTTTCTGCTCGGCTCCCTGCAAGCCGCTGCTGCGATCCTTTTTTGGCTGCCCCTCTACTACGGCAAGTTCGAAACCTTCAGCGCCTTCCTGCCCGTGGACTGGCATATTCATGAATTGCTTTTCGGCTACCTGCCGGCAGTCGTGACCGGATTCCTGCTCACTGCAATTCCGAATTGGACCGGACGGCTTCCCGTTCAGGATCTTCGCCTGCTGATGCTGGTGCTGCTCTGGGTTGCTGGTCGGGCGGCCGTGTTCCTTTCCGCGGAAACGGGATGGCTCCTGAGCGCGGTCATGGACTGCTCCTTTCTTCTCGCGGTGGTGGCGGCCGCCGCAACGGAAATCATTGCCGGGCGAAACTGGCGAAACCTCAAGGTGCTGCTGCCCGTCACGATCCTCTTTGCGGCAAACGTCATGTTTCATCTGGAGGCGCATTATCAGGGAGCCTCCGACATGAGCCGGCGTCTCGGCCTTGGAGCGGTTGTCGTCCTCATCATGATTGTCGGCGGGCGGATAATCCCAAGCTTCACCCGTAACTGGCTGGCTCGCGAGAACCCCGGCCGGCTCCCGGTATCGTTTGGCAAGTTCGATATCGCAACAATCGCGCTGTCTGCCGTCGGCCTCGCAGCGTGGACCTTCTTTCCCGATAATACTGCAACCGGCGCATTGCTGATCGCCGCAGCAGTCTTCAACGCAGTTCGGCTTGCCCGCTGGGCGGGCGACCGGACGCCGGCCGACCCTTTGGTTCTGATCCTGCACATTGCGTTCGCCTTTGTGCCTCTGGGCCTGTTGCTTGCCGGACTGGCCGTGTTCGCGCCGGGAGCAGTTCCTGCGGTGGCCGGCATTCATGCATTGGCTGTGGGAGCGGTGGCATGCATGACGCTTGCCGTCATGACCCGCGCCTCCCTCGGTCATACCGGCCGCGAACCGACGGCAAGCGCCGGAACACGTGCGATTTTCGCTGCGATCGTCATTGCCGCCATCCTGCGGGTAGCCGCCGCTATGGCTCCCGCCGTAGCAATTCTCCTGTATATCTCGGCGGCCTTCTGGGTTGCCGCCTTCATTGGCTACGCCGTTCTCTTTGGCGGAATGCTCGTGCGACCGCGCCGGCAAGCGCGCGGCAAGAGCGGCGCATGA
- a CDS encoding pseudoazurin, with protein MKLPLIAAAIALLSITGAANAEEHVVQMLNKGDKGSMVFQPDFVQAAPGDTIKFVPTDKTHNAEIIKGMIPDGAEPFKGKASEEIAVTLTKEGVYGVKCAPHYGMGMVALIVVGKPVNLDAAEAVKQIGKAKPVFAELFAEATKAASN; from the coding sequence ATGAAACTGCCCCTCATCGCCGCGGCGATCGCGTTGCTCTCAATCACCGGCGCGGCAAATGCCGAAGAACATGTCGTCCAGATGCTGAACAAGGGTGACAAGGGTTCGATGGTCTTCCAGCCCGACTTCGTCCAGGCGGCGCCCGGCGACACCATCAAGTTCGTGCCGACCGACAAGACCCACAATGCAGAGATCATCAAGGGAATGATTCCGGACGGCGCCGAGCCCTTCAAGGGCAAGGCGAGCGAGGAGATCGCGGTCACCCTCACCAAGGAAGGTGTCTATGGCGTGAAGTGCGCGCCCCACTATGGCATGGGCATGGTGGCGCTGATCGTCGTCGGCAAGCCGGTCAACCTGGATGCGGCGGAAGCCGTCAAGCAGATCGGCAAGGCAAAGCCGGTCTTTGCCGAGTTGTTCGCCGAGGCGACCAAAGCTGCTTCGAACTGA